The DNA window CTGATATTGGATTTAACAACTTTTGGTTTGTACGAATGGTCAGGTTGTCACTGAAAATGAGCTCCTGGTTATCGACATCGAAAAATTTTCCTCTTACTGACCAAGGATCAGAAACTTCCATTTGATACACTGCACTTGGAGAGTAATCACAACGAGTAATGTTCAAAGGCCCACCATAGTTTGGACAATAAAAACTAGTGGAGGTCACAATCTTTCCATCTTGGACAGAAGCATTAGTCCACTGAGTGTCAAATACCGCTTTCTTGAGGTTTGCATTGTATTTGTAAACGGCAGCCTTTCTGTTCAACGCTCCCTTGTCAAATTGGATACGAATATCTTTGTTTGTGTAAGTCAACGCAACATCAGGAACAGTGCAATACACGGGAACAGAATCATAAACCGAAATTTGCTGAGGAATTAAAATGCATAGATACCCATAAGGAATGACGGCTGAAAGATTCAAACAATTCCTAAAATCAGGGTTCTCAATTCTACGTTCTACCGTTCTCCAACTACAGATAGCGCTTGTCTGTCGGTCATACTTGTAGAGTTCAGGAATCCTTAAATTGAGTTTTAAGTAAGCTGGCGGGTTAGAATTAACATTATCAAAATCCATTAACCTTGAAAAGTTAAGATTTACCTTAGCATTATTCGGGCAATTCACAAGATTCACGTTGTTAATTCTTGGTAAAGAAGGAGTCAACCTATCGGCAGTCGTAAAGAAACGAGAAGCGGCAGTCGTGACGGATGCAATTCCATCAATATTACGTATCCCTGAAGGTATTGTATACTCGTATTCCTTATCACTCAATACTTGATCTGGATTCAAGTGGTAAATGGCCTCGCCGATTACAGGATCGTAAGATGTCAAATTTACGTATTGAGAACCTCCATCAGAAAGATTTTCCAAACGAAGGGAATTGAATTCTAGAGAGTTTCTATCCATGACATCACTAAACTTAACTTTTATGTTAATGCCGCTGAAGTAAAAAACATCTCTCTCATGATCGGGAGAAACTGAAGTTACTAGTGGAGGAGTGACATCAGTGGTTCTAAATGGATGAAGTTTTCCTGTTGTCATCGCATTTCCGAAACGATCCTGAATGCCAGGTAGAATTTCTAGTTCGTATTCGGTTTTTTCAACGAGTGAGTTTGCTGGAAAATGTACATTCACTCGAAGGTTTGCATTATCGTAATCAACAGAATTAATCGCTATTAAAGAACCTGACTGTTTGGCCCTTAAAATAAACTTATTCTGTATACTAGAACTATTCAATGCTTCACTAAAATCCACGCGAAAACTAGTAACTGTTGGATCCACTCTTTCGCCTTCAGGAAGGATCAAACGGATGTAAGGTGCTTCGGTATCTTCTGTAATCAAAAAGAACTGTTTGGTTAACACAGCTAACAAATTGCCAGACGTATCCTTTGCCTCTGAAGAAGAAACCAAGAGATATGCGGAATCACTCCGTAATGGTTTAGAAGGATTGAAGGTAAAATTTGCTGTTTTTTGGTCTGGACTTAGAGAGGAGAAGATGATTTCAGGATCACCATAACCAACTAACCCAAATCCTTTTATCGTAGCTGGATCCATCGGCTCACTAAAATGAATTTTAAACTCGGTGATGTTGGGGTTTACATCTTGTCCCTCTGGTTCAATAGAAGTTACCATTGGTGAAATGATATCCACAGTATGGAAGGATGTTACTAATCGGTATCCATTTTCCAAATTACCAATTTCATCGGTAACTCCGTTTACATACAAAGCATAGTTTGCATCAGAGTCGAGGGTGAATTCGTTTTTATAGGTAACAATTTTTCTGTCTAAGGAAATCGACACAAATCTTAATGGAACATAGAGATTTTGATCTCTAGAGATAAAGCCAGAATGAATGACCGTCAATTCGTTTACTGGCTCATTGAAAGTAACGGTAAAAAGATTTCCAGGTTGTAAAGGGAGAACATTTGTATTAGGAGTTCCAGAAACAATCTGTGGAGCGATCGTATCATTGTTATTGGTTGGATCATAAGGAAAGGAATCAATGATATTAGGAGCTCCATCCTGATCAAAATCATCAAGAGGGAATGCTAGTCTTAATGGATCCGTTCCCGGAGCATATTCTACTTTAACAATATTCATAAATGGTAAAAAAGTTCTAGCGAATAAGGAATAAAAACGATTTCGATTGCTGAGTTGATTGATATCATTCAAATAATTACGAAACTGTACAGTGGCCATGCGAATCGCTGCTGAATCCGTGATGACCCTAGCTACAATCATTTCAATATTTACATGGAGTGCTGCATAAATGGAAAAATGGTTTAGTTCTGTGGAGAGTTTTCCCGCAATGGCATCGACACTTGTTTTCTGTTGTTCCCATTCTTTTGTAGCAGGATTAAAATAATAAATTTGAGTGAGTTCGTTTTGAATTTGAGACTGAACAGATTTAGGATCATATTTGGTAGTCAGAGTCACTGGCTTTGAAAAACTTGTGCCCTCGGGTTCTAGTATCAACTTAGAAGCGACTGGAGTCATTCCAGGAATATCAGTTCCTTTCATTTCTTCCACTCGCATAGTGATCACCACATCACCAGATAACGCATCTCGAGGAATGTTTAAGGAAAAGGCTTGGTTTTCAATCGTACCACCGTTTTTTCCAATGGTTCTCGAAACAGATCCATTGCCTAAAAAGTAAACAGATGCCATAAGGAATTGATTCCTTAATTGTAAGGCGTCTTGATTTTTATTCGATTGGAAAAGATTAAAATTTCCATCCCCGTCCATAAAAGCTGCACAGGATAAAAATACAGTCGATACAATACCTAAAGTAAGGCTAACGCATAACCTTTTAAAGAAACGTTCCATTTTCGACTCCGAAGTTTTAGCATATAATTTTCTTAACAGGTGCAATGTGATATTTTTGCGAAGACTAGCTCAACATAAAATATATTTAGAAAATTATATTTTTATGAAATACCGCTAAAAACGTTTTCAAAAGCCCCAAAAACCGTTAAAAATGTTTTGGAAAAGAGAACATTGGTTAATGAGTCAAGACTCACCTTTTGTCTTAGGAAAATCACCGAAACAAGCTAATACTTGTTATCTTTTTGCGAGAAATATTTACAAATAAAATCTAAGGTAAAGAGCGAGTTCCATTCCTAACCATATCCAACATGAAACTCGCCATCAGTTCAGTATTCTGGATTCTCTAAAACCATAGCAATCCCTTGACCCCCACCAATACAAAGAGAGGCCACTCCATATCGCAAATGCCTTCTTTTCAATTCATAGGCAAGAGTCAGGATCACGCGGGCTCCACTAGCACCAAGTGGATGCCCAATGGCAATGGCTCCCCCATTAACATTTGTTCTTTCTGGATCTAAATGCAACTCTTGGATGACTGCTAATGTTTGTGCGGCATATGCTTCATTGATTTCAAACAAATCAACTTCTTCGATACGAACACCTGCGTTGTGTAATGCTTTTGGAATAGCAAATACTGGACCAAGTCCCATCATTTTCGGGTCACAACCAACATTCGCATATCCCAATATTTTAGCGAGTGGACTCATGTTTTTAGTTCGAGCCAACTCATCAGAAGCGATTAATAGAGAAGCGGCTCCGTCATTGATCCCTGATGCATTCCCTGCAGTAACCGTTCCGTCTTTAGAGAATGCTGTGGGAAGTTTTTGTAATTGGTCAACACAAGATAATCCTCGTATCTGCTCATCCTTTTGAATGAGAGGTGCATTTTTGTCTTTGCTAAGGATTGGAATCATTTCATCAGAAAAAATTCCGCTTTCACTTGCTTTCTCTGCCCGAACTTGAGAGATACCAGCCCATTCGTCTTGTTTGGACCTAGAAATTTTATAATGGGTAGCAATGTTTTCTGCCGTCTGCCCCATTGTAAGATCAGCAAAACAATCTGTTAGACTTTGAGCCAACCGATCTTCTACTTGTGTCTCTCCATACTTATTCCCCCATCGTAAATTTTTTAAAACAAAAGGAGCATTACTCATGGATTCTGTTCCACCAACAAGGATTAGTTTGTTTTCTCCCGAAAGAATCTTGCGTGAACCGATAATGACACTTTCCATTCCAGATCCGCATAAACGGTTCACAGTAAGGCCACTAGAACTTTCGTTAAGACCCGATTTCAGTCCGATATGTCTTGCTAAATACGCAGAATCCTTATCGTCCTGAATCACATTGCCGTAAATTGATTCTTCAATCTCTTCCGGATCCAATCCTGTTTTACGTATCGTTTCCTTGGCAGTAATGACTCCAAGATCCGAAGAACTAAAACTTTTTAGTCCACCACCGAATTTTCCAAAGGGAGTTCTCACTCCATCCAAAACTACTACCATATCCAACTCCTTAATAGTGCATATACACTATATACTCATAAATTTTGATCATTTACACACTTAAACTTTCTATTTTTCACCTGAAATGTCTATTTGTAAGACCGGAAGATGCCG is part of the Leptospira congkakensis genome and encodes:
- a CDS encoding Ig-like domain-containing protein; the protein is MERFFKRLCVSLTLGIVSTVFLSCAAFMDGDGNFNLFQSNKNQDALQLRNQFLMASVYFLGNGSVSRTIGKNGGTIENQAFSLNIPRDALSGDVVITMRVEEMKGTDIPGMTPVASKLILEPEGTSFSKPVTLTTKYDPKSVQSQIQNELTQIYYFNPATKEWEQQKTSVDAIAGKLSTELNHFSIYAALHVNIEMIVARVITDSAAIRMATVQFRNYLNDINQLSNRNRFYSLFARTFLPFMNIVKVEYAPGTDPLRLAFPLDDFDQDGAPNIIDSFPYDPTNNNDTIAPQIVSGTPNTNVLPLQPGNLFTVTFNEPVNELTVIHSGFISRDQNLYVPLRFVSISLDRKIVTYKNEFTLDSDANYALYVNGVTDEIGNLENGYRLVTSFHTVDIISPMVTSIEPEGQDVNPNITEFKIHFSEPMDPATIKGFGLVGYGDPEIIFSSLSPDQKTANFTFNPSKPLRSDSAYLLVSSSEAKDTSGNLLAVLTKQFFLITEDTEAPYIRLILPEGERVDPTVTSFRVDFSEALNSSSIQNKFILRAKQSGSLIAINSVDYDNANLRVNVHFPANSLVEKTEYELEILPGIQDRFGNAMTTGKLHPFRTTDVTPPLVTSVSPDHERDVFYFSGINIKVKFSDVMDRNSLEFNSLRLENLSDGGSQYVNLTSYDPVIGEAIYHLNPDQVLSDKEYEYTIPSGIRNIDGIASVTTAASRFFTTADRLTPSLPRINNVNLVNCPNNAKVNLNFSRLMDFDNVNSNPPAYLKLNLRIPELYKYDRQTSAICSWRTVERRIENPDFRNCLNLSAVIPYGYLCILIPQQISVYDSVPVYCTVPDVALTYTNKDIRIQFDKGALNRKAAVYKYNANLKKAVFDTQWTNASVQDGKIVTSTSFYCPNYGGPLNITRCDYSPSAVYQMEVSDPWSVRGKFFDVDNQELIFSDNLTIRTNQKLLNPISDECVE
- a CDS encoding thiolase family protein is translated as MDMVVVLDGVRTPFGKFGGGLKSFSSSDLGVITAKETIRKTGLDPEEIEESIYGNVIQDDKDSAYLARHIGLKSGLNESSSGLTVNRLCGSGMESVIIGSRKILSGENKLILVGGTESMSNAPFVLKNLRWGNKYGETQVEDRLAQSLTDCFADLTMGQTAENIATHYKISRSKQDEWAGISQVRAEKASESGIFSDEMIPILSKDKNAPLIQKDEQIRGLSCVDQLQKLPTAFSKDGTVTAGNASGINDGAASLLIASDELARTKNMSPLAKILGYANVGCDPKMMGLGPVFAIPKALHNAGVRIEEVDLFEINEAYAAQTLAVIQELHLDPERTNVNGGAIAIGHPLGASGARVILTLAYELKRRHLRYGVASLCIGGGQGIAMVLENPEY